The proteins below are encoded in one region of Saccopteryx leptura isolate mSacLep1 chromosome 1, mSacLep1_pri_phased_curated, whole genome shotgun sequence:
- the NUDT8 gene encoding mitochondrial coenzyme A diphosphatase NUDT8 isoform X2 has product MLPDCLSAEGEQRCRRLLGKATARLRARPAAAAVLVPLCSVRGVPALLYTLRSSLLAGRHKGDVSFPGGKCDPADRDVVHTALRETQEEVGLAVPEDHVWGILQPVFDQEKNTVVPVLAGVGPLDPQSLKPNPKEVQNQGYTNFRQRGNFRYTMPVFLHGPHRVWGLTAVITEFTLQLLAPGAYKPSLEYPGMSRR; this is encoded by the exons ATGCTGCCCGACTGCCTGTCGGCGGAGGGCGAGCAGCGCTGCCGGCGGCTGCTGGGGAAGGCCACAGCCCGGCTCCGCGCGCGGCCCGCGGCGGCCGCGGTGCTCGTGCCGCTGTGTTCCGTGCGCGGCGTCCCGGCGCTGCTCTACACGTTGCGGTCCAGCCTCCTGGCCGGGAGGCACAAGGGAGACGTAAG TTTCCCAGGAGGCAAGTGTGACCCTGCTGACCGGGATGTGGTGCACACGGCCCTGAGGGAGACCCAGGAGGAGGTGGGCCTGGCTGTGCCCGAGGACCATGTGTGGGGCATCCTGCAACCCGTAtttgaccag GAAAAGAACACCGTGGTGCCGGTGCTTGCTGGTGTGGGCCCACTGGACCCCCAGAGCCTCAAGCCCAACCCCAAGGAG GTGCAGAACCAAGGCTATACCAACTTCCGCCAGCGTGGCAACTTCCGCTACACAATGCCTGTCTTCCTTCACGGGCCACACCGTGTCTGGGGACTCACAGCTGTCATCACCGAGTTCACCCTGCAGCTGTTAGCACCTGGTGCCTACAAGCCCTCCCTGGAATACCCTGGGATGTCCAGGCGCTGA
- the NUDT8 gene encoding mitochondrial coenzyme A diphosphatase NUDT8 isoform X1 encodes MLPDCLSAEGEQRCRRLLGKATARLRARPAAAAVLVPLCSVRGVPALLYTLRSSLLAGRHKGDVSFPGGKCDPADRDVVHTALRETQEEVGLAVPEDHVWGILQPVFDQEKNTVVPVLAGVGPLDPQSLKPNPKEVDEVFALPLTHLLQVQNQGYTNFRQRGNFRYTMPVFLHGPHRVWGLTAVITEFTLQLLAPGAYKPSLEYPGMSRR; translated from the exons ATGCTGCCCGACTGCCTGTCGGCGGAGGGCGAGCAGCGCTGCCGGCGGCTGCTGGGGAAGGCCACAGCCCGGCTCCGCGCGCGGCCCGCGGCGGCCGCGGTGCTCGTGCCGCTGTGTTCCGTGCGCGGCGTCCCGGCGCTGCTCTACACGTTGCGGTCCAGCCTCCTGGCCGGGAGGCACAAGGGAGACGTAAG TTTCCCAGGAGGCAAGTGTGACCCTGCTGACCGGGATGTGGTGCACACGGCCCTGAGGGAGACCCAGGAGGAGGTGGGCCTGGCTGTGCCCGAGGACCATGTGTGGGGCATCCTGCAACCCGTAtttgaccag GAAAAGAACACCGTGGTGCCGGTGCTTGCTGGTGTGGGCCCACTGGACCCCCAGAGCCTCAAGCCCAACCCCAAGGAG GTGGACGAAGTGTTTGCACTGCCCCTGACCCACCTGCTGCAGGTGCAGAACCAAGGCTATACCAACTTCCGCCAGCGTGGCAACTTCCGCTACACAATGCCTGTCTTCCTTCACGGGCCACACCGTGTCTGGGGACTCACAGCTGTCATCACCGAGTTCACCCTGCAGCTGTTAGCACCTGGTGCCTACAAGCCCTCCCTGGAATACCCTGGGATGTCCAGGCGCTGA